A region from the Acyrthosiphon pisum isolate AL4f chromosome A1, pea_aphid_22Mar2018_4r6ur, whole genome shotgun sequence genome encodes:
- the LOC100164592 gene encoding negative elongation factor D: MEDDYDEYRRWDGDVDVEADDNDDILENPEETLTQCLEKFSSADYIMEPGIFSQLKRYFQVGGTPEHVIELLSKNYIGVAQMANMVAEWLILGGVAIGEVQSFVENHLKDMVLKTFDPKKADTIFSEEGETPAWLTEMIEHKIWRSLIYRLAEEYPDCLMLNFTIKLISDAGYQGEITSISTASQQIEVYSRILKNFITESIKTSSENRQNTIQECAKMVCHSQHTYVFTLVALQVLAKETNGGVNMKRFSQEITRCAQERNDVTPITMALNGAAPYDQPCAALSSMLSRNALNPADINVLHKHYSSADSPPVSLLRIPQFLELLVQALFKPGMKLNPEYKPKYIYLYAYSASVYEVTSGKKRKIINKDDLKSTIQAVDKVHSICNLNKSSTELIAEVATIYHCIRYPAVAVGLICWVESTVTEPSFFKLCTEHTPTHLALLDEVVTCHPQLHNIILKLFVSLFESKQDELEILVHLEMKKMLLDRMVNLLCCGCVVPVIKYIEQCWHRGDTDISLIRYFVTEALEAVSPPYSVEFVDLFLPIVENEEITGTMRCDGENDPVSEFIVHCKGMTI, from the exons ATGGAAGACGACTATGATGAATATCGTCGCTGGGACGGTGACGTCGATGTAGAG GCTGATGACAATGACGACATATTAGAAAATCCAGAAGAAACTTTAACTCAATGCTTAGAGAAATTTAGTAGTGCTGATTATATTATGGAACCAGGAATATTTTCACAGCTTAAAag gtattttCAAGTGGGTGGAACTCCTGAACatgttatagaattattatcaaAGAATTATATTGGTGTTGCTCAGATGGCAAATATGGTAGCTGAATGGCTGATTCTAGGag gtgttgCCATTGGCGAAGTTCAATCCTTCGTTGAAAATCATCTCAAAGATATGGTATTGAAAACATTTGATCCGAAAAAAGCAGATACAATATTCAGTGAAGAGGGAGaa ACTCCAGCTTGGTTAACAGAAATGATTGAACACAAAATATGGAGATCATTAATTTATAGATTAGCAGAAGAATATCCTGATTGTCTGATGCTTAACTTTACAAttaag TTGATATCAGATGCTGGATATCAAGGTGAAATAACAAGTATATCTACAGCTTCTCAACAAATTGAAGTATATTcccgaatattaaaaaattttattacagAATCCATAAAAACTTCTAGTGAGAATCGCCAAAATACAATACAAGAATGTGCT aaaatGGTATGTCATAGCCAACATACATATGTTTTTACATTAGTTGCTCTTCAAGTCTTAGCTAAGGAAACTAATGGAGGAGTTAACATGAAAAGATTTTCTCAAGAAATAACTCGCTGTGCTCAAGagag AAATGATGTGACTCCCATTACTATGGCATTAAATGGCGCTGCCCCGTATGACCAGCCTTGTGCAGCATTAAGTTCTATGTTATCGCGAAATGCCTTAAATCCTGctgatataaatgtattacataaacattattCATCAGCAGATTCTCCTCCAGTTAGTTTACTCAGAATACCACAATTTCTTG aactaTTAGTTCAGGCTCTATTTAAGCCTGGAATGAAATTAAATCCAGAATATAAACCCAAGTACATATATCTTTATGCTTATTCTGCTAGTGTGTATGAAGTAACATCTggtaaaaaaaggaaaattattaataaggaCGATTTAAAATCTACTATTCAAGCTGTTGATAAAGTTCATAGTATatgtaatttgaataaaagttcaACGGAATTAATTGCTGAAGTAGCAACTATTTACCATTGCatcag GTATCCGGCTGTTGCTGTTGGTTTAATATGTTGGGTTGAGAGTACTGTGACTGAACCAAGTTTCTTTAAGTTATGTACTGAACATACACCAACACATTTAGCACTCTTAGATGAAGTTGTTACTTGCCATCCACAActgcataatatcatattaaaattatttgtgtcTCTTTTTGAATCTAAACAGGATGAACTAGAAATTCTAGTACAT ttgGAGATGAAAAAGATGCTGCTTGATCGTATGGTGAACTTATTGTGTTGTGGTTGTGTTGTtccagttataaaatatattgaacaatgTTGGCATAGAGGAGATACTGATATTTCTTTAATACGTTATTTTGTTAcagaa gCTTTGGAAGCAGTTTCTCCTCCTTATTCAGTTgaatttgttgatttatttttaccaattgtTGAAAATGAAGAAATAACTGGTACAATGAGATGTGACGGAGAAAATGATCCAGTTTCAGAATTTATTG tgCATTGCAAAGGaatgacaatataa
- the LOC100169200 gene encoding LOW QUALITY PROTEIN: guanine nucleotide exchange factor MSS4 homolog (The sequence of the model RefSeq protein was modified relative to this genomic sequence to represent the inferred CDS: inserted 2 bases in 1 codon), whose product MTDDNTIDVKNNFNHLIIEEKNKHTVYCTKCPSKILSSTMGKHLRIEFNLPHMSQKXKNCEAVECELLADYWMVPDMYMFDNIGFSKTVESGIKYLICADCEIGPIGWYDDNTKQSYVALSRVKHTEDS is encoded by the exons ATGACTGATGATAATACaattgatgttaaaaataactttaatcaTCTGATTATTGAAGAAAAGAACAAACACACTGTGTATTGCACAAAATGCCCATCCAAGATTTTGTCATCTACAATGGGAAAGCATTTAAGAATCGAA ttcaatCTTCCACAcatgtctcaaaa aaaaaattgtgaggcTGTTGAATGCGAACTATTGGCGGATTACTGGATGGTTCCAGATATgtatatgtttgataatattgGATTTTCAAAGACTGTTGAATCTGGCATTAAATATCTTATATGTGCTGACTGTGAAATTGGACCAATTGGATGGTATGACGATAACACTAAGCAATCTTATGTAGCACTGTCAAGAGTGAAACACACTGAAGATTCGTGA
- the LOC100165125 gene encoding calcineurin B homologous protein 1 (The RefSeq protein has 1 substitution compared to this genomic sequence), which produces MGNRSSLLLRKEEIAQIRNETGFTANQIERLYSRFTSLDRGDLGTLSREDLLRIPELAINPLGERIVDLFHADFGNNCDRINFLQFMRGLSKFRPIRQNKPNKQNNRMEKVKFAFDMYDVDNDGMISKDELLVILHMMVGANISEEQLSIIADKTISEADVDEDGLISFDEFSKTFEKSDIEHKMSIRFLN; this is translated from the exons atgggtAACCGATCATCGTTGCTTTTGCGAAAAGAAGAAATTGCTCAAATTAGAAATGAAACTGGAT TCACTGCAAATCAAATAGAACGTCTTTACAGTAGGTTTACCAGTTTGGATAGAGGCGATTTGGGTACGCTCAGTAGGGAAGATTTACTGCGTATTCCAGAGTTGGCAATAAATCCTTTAGGTGAAAGAATCGTTGATTTATTCCACGCAGACTTTGGGAATAATTGTGATCGTATTAATTTCTTACAATTCATGAGAGGGCTGTCTAAATTTAGACCAATTCGACCGAATAAaccaaacaaacaaaacaatagAATGGAGaaagtaaaat ttgctTTTGATATGTATGATGTTGATAATGATGGAATGATATCAAAGGATGAACTTTTGGTTATTTTACATATGATGGTTGGTGCCAACAtaag tgaagAACAGTTGTCTATAATAGCGGATAAGACAATTTCTGAGGCAGACGTAGATGAAGATGGTTTAATTTCATTTGATGAATTTAgtaaaacatttgaaaagtctgatattgaacataaaatgtcaattagatttttaaactaA
- the LOC100167157 gene encoding protein transport protein Sec23A, whose amino-acid sequence MSTYEEFIEQNEERDGVRLSWNVWPASRLEATRLVVPVGCLYQPLKERPDLPPIQYDPVLCTRNTCRAILNPLCQVDYRGKMWICNFCFQCNSFPPQYGAISDQHQPAELIPAFSTIEYSITRAKTMPPIFLFVVDTCMDDEELGALKDSLQMSLSLLPPNALVGLITFGNVVQVHELGCEGISKSYVFRGTKDLPPKQIQDILGIGKYAAPAAQAGVPQQQAQQQQVNVPANRFIQPVQNCDVSMSDLLNELLKDPWPVPQGMRPLRSTGMALSIAVSLLESTYPQTGARVMLFVGGACSQGPGHVVNEKLSDTIRSHDQIMKDNAPYMKKATKHYDTLAVRAATNGHTIDIYACALDQTGLMEMKQCCNTTGGHMVMGDSFNSSLFKQTFQRVLARDHENNLKMAFNATVEVKTSRELKIMGAIGPCVSLSIKNPCVSDCDLGLGGTCQWKMCSLMPNTTCAFFFEIVNQHGSPIPQGGRGCIQFITQYQHSSGYKRIRVTTLARNWADPVQNMMHVSAAFDQEASAVLMARMVVNRAETEDSPDVMRWADRTLIRLCQKFGDYQKDDPNSFRLPENFSLYPQFMYHLRRSQFLQVFNNSPDETSYYRHMLMREDVTQSLIMIQPILYSYSFNGRPEPVLLDTSSIQPDKILLMDTFFHILIFHGETIAQWRAMDYQNRPEYSNFKQLLQAPVDDAQEILKTRFPMPRYIDTEQGGSQARFLLCKVNPSQTHNNMYAYGGDGGAPVLTDDVSLQLFMEHLKKLAVSSNA is encoded by the exons ATGTCAACGTACGAAGAATTTATTGAGCAAAATGAAGAGCGTGACGGTGTTCGCTTGTCGTGGAATGTTTGGCCAGCTAGTAGATTAGAAGCAACTCGTCTTGTTGTACCAGTAGGTTGTCTTTACCAGCCATTGAAAGAAAGACCGG ATTTACCTCCAATACAGTATGATCCTGTACTATGTACACGTAATACTTGTCGAGCAATTTTGAATCCTTTGTGTCAAGTGGATTATAGAGGAAAAATGTGgatatgtaatttttgttttcaatgtaATTCT tttCCCCCTCAATATGGAGCAATTTCAGATCAACACCAACCAGCTGAACTTATTCCAGCATTTTCTACCATTGAATACTCAATAAcg AGAGCTAAAACCATGccacctatatttttatttgttgtggaTACTTGTATGGATGATGAAGAACTTGGCGCTCTTAAAGACTCCTTACAAATGTCTCTTAGTTTATTACCACCAAATGCTCTTGTTGGATTAATCACATTTGGAAACGTTGTTCAG gTCCACGAATTGGGTTGTGAAGGTATTTCTAAGTCATACGTGTTTAGAGGTACTAAAGACTTACCACCAAAACAAATTCAAGATATATTAGGAATTGGAAAATATGCTGCTCCAGCTGCACAAGCTGGTGTACCCCAACAGCAAGCACAACAACAACAAGTTAATGTACCAGCAAACAG atttatacaaCCGGTTCAAAATTGTGATGTGAGTATGTCAGACTTATTAAATGAGCTTTTAAAAGATCCATGGCCTGTTCCACAAGGAATGAGACCATTAAGGAGCACAGGAATGGCGTTATCAATTGCTGTTAGCTTATTGGAG TCTACATACCCACAAACTGGTGCACGTGTAATGTTGTTTGTTGGTGGAGCATGTTCCCAAGGGCCAGGTCACGTAGTTAATGAAAAGTTATCTGATACAATTCGTTCACACGACCAAATAATGAAAGATAATGCTCCATATATGAAAAAAGCAACTAAGCATTACGATACCTTGGCAGTTCGTGCTGCAACCAATGGACATACAATTGATATCTATGCGTGTGCTTTAGATCAAACTGGTTTGATGGAAATGAAGCAATGTTGTAATACTACTGG tggcCATATGGTAATGGGTGATTCATTCAATTCATCTTTATTCAAGCAAACGTTCCAAAGAGTATTGGCGCGAGAtcatgaaaacaatttaaaaatggcaTTTAATGCTACTGTGGAAGTAAAAACATCTAGAGAATTGAAAA ttatggGTGCAATAGGTCCATGTGTATCATTAAGTATCAAAAACCCATGTGTATCTGACTGTGACTTAGGTTTGGGTGGTACATGTCAATGGAAAATGTGTAGCTTGATGCCTAACACAACATGTGCATTTTTCTTCGAAATTGTCAATCAA CATGGATCACCTATACCTCAGGGAGGACGTGGTTGCATTCAGTTTATTACTCAGTACCAACATTCCAGTGGCTATAAACGAATAAGAGTCACCACGTTAGCTAGGAA ttgGGCAGACCCTGTGCAAAATATGATGCATGTTAGTGCAGCATTTGATCAAGAGGCATCTGCAGTTCTAATGGCTCGTATGGTAGTGAACCGTGCTGAAACTGAAGATAGTCCAGATGTTATGCGGTGGGCTGATCGTACGCTTATACGcttg TGTCAGAAATTTGGTGACTACCAAAAAGATGATCCAAATAGTTTCCGATTGCCAGAAAACTTCAGTTTATATCCACAGTTCATGTATCATTTAAGAAGGTCTCAATTTCTACAAGTTTTTAACAATAGTCCTGAtgaaacatcatattatag ACACATGTTGATGCGTGAAGATGTTACACAGAGCTTAATCATGATACAACCAATTCTGTATAGCTATAGTTTTAATGGTAGGCCAGAACCTGTACTTTTGGATACCAGCAGTATTCAAcccgacaaaatattattgatggacacatttttccatattttgataTTCCACGGAGAA actATTGCTCAATGGAGAGCTATGGATTATCAAAATAGGCCAGAGTATAGTAACTTCAAACAGTTGCTTCAAGCTCCTGTTGATGATGCTCAAGAAATCCTCAAAACTCGATTCCCAATGCCTCGGTATATTGACACAGAACAAGGTGGTAGTCAg gcaAGATTTTTACTATGCAAAGTTAATCCATctcaaacacataataatatgtatgcttATGGAGGT gaTGGTGGAGCACCAGTTTTGACAGATGATGTAAGCTTGCAACTGTTTATGGAACATTTGAAAAAGCTAGCTGTCTCATCCAATGCATAG